A segment of the Fusobacterium ulcerans genome:
TCCATATTGTTTATAACTATAGTTTTTCATTGTCCACCTTCCTTACTTTAAAATGGAAATTCTTCCTCATCATCTTCTGTTATAATATTTTTATCTGTTTCATATGGTAAAGGGTACCCCTTCTTTCCTTGTTTAGGTTCCTCTTTAGCAAATCTTTCTTTAAAGAAAGCTACTGTTGTTGCCTCTGTTTTATTTATAATTTCATCTGTTGTTTTCCCAGTTCCTATATCATAAAAATCTTTTAAATTTATATTGTAATTATCCCCTTCTTTTTTTACTTCTAAAATCATTCCTACTTTTTTACCATGTAATTCTGGTAGGAAAGTTCTATCAACTTCATCTCCACTAAATAGTTTTACTTTTTTAGTTTCTTGTTTTAATTTATCTACTTTCAATTTTGCTAGATATATAAGCCTATTTAAATATTTCTCTGCTGATTCATTAGGCTGTCCATCCCCTTTTAAATACCACAAACTAAACCATCCATATGATTCATCATTTGAAAAATTTAATGTAACTCCTTTAGCATTTGATTTAGTTGAATCTGTTAAATATGCCTCGTTTATTTCTACTTCATAAACTCCACTAACTGTTATTTTTTCTTTAGTTCCTGTTTTTTTAGTTAAATCCTCTTGATTAGTTCTCCATAATGCCATTTATACCATCTCCTTTTAATTAAAATATTCTTTTATAGTTTTATTTATTAAAGTTAAATCATTTTCTATTTCATCTGCTTCAAACATTTCCATTGGTGTTTTAGCTGGATCTATTCCATTAACCTTAAATTTGTAATCTCCCTCACTACCTAATGCAAGAATTACCATAGAAAATAAACCTTCAATTACTACTTTGTCATCAAGAAATTTACCAATTGTTTTCATTGACAATTTTCCATCTTGATCCTTTTGAGTATGAGCCATTACATATACAATGAGATCATTTCTCATAGTATCTATCTTTGAAAAAATATCTATTATTCCAAAAGCTAACGTTTCAAATTTTTGATATCCCTTTTCTACAGCTTTTTCTTTATAACCAAAAGTCAGCAGATAATTAAAGTCATCTATGATTAAAGTTTTTACCTTTGAGTTTTTCTCTATTCTATCTAACATTGACAAAACACTACTTATTTTTTGAGTAGTAAATATATTTTTATTCTCAGAATTATATAATGTTTCTGATTTCTTGAAAGGTAGCTGTTTTTCAACTGCCTTTATAATAAAAGTTTCATCAGGATTTAAGTTTCTTATTGATGTAGATTTTCCTGTTCCACTACTTCCAAGTATTAAAACTTTATGCGCCATTTCATCACTTCCTTATTAGTTTGGCAATTTTAAATATAAGCTCCTTTGTTGCTTTTATATCTTCCAAACTGTCATGTGCTTTAAATCCAATCCCAAAGTATTCACACCAAGTTTCTAATTTATTATTTTTCAATTCTGGAAGTACTTCACATAACTGAAGCATTCCTATACAAGGTAATGGATCAAGTACACTTGAACTTATATAAGAAAATAAAAAATTATCTCCATTTCTCTTGAAAAAACTTTGCAGCATATCTATATCAAACTTTACATTATAGCCTGCTACTATGAATTTATCTGTTTTATCATACTTATCTATATATCTATCCAATATCTTTTTAAAGTCTGTATAGACTTCTTTCTCAGGTCTGTACTTCTCAGTTTCCAGTTCTTTCTCTGTTCTTCCTTGTACTTCTAATGCTTTTGCATTAACTTCACTCTCAGCAAAAGGCTTAATAAAAAAGTTAAATTCCTCAACATCTTTTTTATCTATCCTTACTATCCCAGAAAGTTGAATGAGTGCTGATTCTTTAGGATTTAGCCCCCCAGTTTCTGTATCTATAAATAATATTTTCATTCCTTCAACTCCTTTTTGAAAGTCTCTATTTCACTTTCTAGCTGCTTTACTCTTTCCTCAAATCTTAGCCATCCTTCTTTATATGTCATAGGATATTTTTTATCAAATTCTCTACTCTTCAATTCCTTTATAAGTTCAGCTAAAGATAACATTTCTTTTACAGTATCTTTCATAGAATCACCCACAGCTTACAGAGGTATAAGCTGCATTTAATTCATCTATAAATTCATTTTCTTCTTTCACACTCTGCCAATATTCTTTTTCTGCCTTTTTTATTCTTTCAGCTATAGTTTTATAGTCTTCAATTCCACAACTATCCTGCTCTTCAAAACTATTTATTTTAAAACTAAATTCTATCTCCTCTTCATCTATAAGATTATATTTTGTTATAATATTTTGCTTTTTTAAAAATACAAGACTTTTTATAGCTTTAATTAATAGTTCCTCCATATTCCATCACCTCTATTTTTTAAACTTAAATTTAGAAAATTCTGATGCATTATATTGCATATATGAAAAAAGATCTTTTATCCTCAATTCATTTTCTATCTCTTCAATTTTGAGACCTTTACCTAATAATTTTTTTACCATAAACATTTTTGTTGCATCTTTTGCCATCAAGTCAATCTTTTTCATAAAGTTTCACCTCTATAAATTTAATTCTGGTTTTGTCTTCTCTAAAAATACTTGAACACCGACCAATTATCTCTGCATGCTTTGCACAAAGATACTTGTGATCTGCATCTCTAGAATCAAGTGCACAATCCTCACAACTACTTCCTCCCACACATCTATATTTTTTACCTTCAATCTCTATAATTTCTCCTATTTTTCTATCCATTTATCTACCTCTTTTTCAAATTTCTTTTCTAGGTCTAAAATAGAATAATCAGCCCTAAATTTTCTATATGTTTTTGAATCCCATTCTTTTAACTTTTCCCAGTATTTTGGATATTCTTTATAAATAACTTTTAGTTCTTTAAGATTTTTAAGTGGACAGCACCAACAAGATACTCTATCAAATTTTTTATATAGCCCATCCCAGTCAAAGCCTTTGTTATAACAATATTCAAGTGCTTCTTTTTCAATTATTCCCCATTCTGCCAGAGGGTATTTTATATTTTTTTCTCTATTTTTTACAAGTCTCTTTGTTTCATCAGCAGCTATGCCATGATATTCTATAATTTCAATATTTTTATATTTCTCTTTTAAATATCTATTCATTACTTGCTTTTTTAAATACTGGGTACACCATCTATTTCTAAAATCAGCCCAGCTATATCCTTTTTGCCCTTTATTTTTCCCTTTTTTCTTCGCATAATCAAACATCATAAATTCATAAGTATTTTCTGCCTTCAATTTTGTTATAGGTCTTTTTATATATCTTTCTACCCTTGCTATGTGTTCATACATTTCAGGGAATTCAACCCCAGTATCAAGAAATATTATTTCATCTATTTGCATTCCTTTTTCTATCATCAATAACAACATAGCTGAGCTGTCCTTTCCTCCAGAAAAAGATACTATATGCTTTTCCATCTATTCCTCCATCGCTATCCACATATGTAGCATTACAGGTATCAAGGGGACAAGTATTTCTCCACCTAGTGCAAAGTATCCTCTGCACTCATATGCCAGCTGTACAGTCAACACTGTTATGAATACAGATAAAACATATATTTCTGGTAAATTTCTTCTAATAAATTTTTTAATTGTCATCATAGTCTCCTTATGCTATAATTTAAAAACGATTTAAAACACTTTAAAAGACTTAAAACACTTTACAAAACTTTAAAGCCATGATAAAATGAATTATAAGCATCAACCCAATGGGTTTATTAAATAAAGTATAAAAAGTTCTGAATGATATAAGCACTCACTAGTTGGGTGCTTATTTCATGTATATCAAGTCCTCAGAACTCTTGGTATATAGTAGATACTTTATTTAATGGAGGTGCGGTATGAGTTTTCTAAAAGAACTAGCCTTGCAGGTTGTTGCCGGTGTACTAGCTAGTATTATCTGCAAGTGGTTAGATAGAAAATAGCATCACACCTCGCCCATTGGGGCTTTTTTTATTTAAAGTTTTATGCTATAATTCAAGTAATGTGATTTTTATACTATACGTTTGCACTTGTTGAATCTGACCATTCAGCGAGTGCTTTTTTAATTAATTCCAGGTCACTACCCTTTTTCCATAATTCATACCGCTCTCTGTTGATGTATATCTTAGTTCTTGCTTTTCCCTCTTTCATCCCAATAGCCCAAGCAAAATATTCAAACTTACCTTCTTTTATTGCTTCTCTTGCCATCAGAACAGTTAATCCCATATCGTATGCAAATTCATCTACACTCATACTTTTATTTTCCATTTGTCACACCTCCTATGCTATATTTTGTCTTGGAGTTTTTTTCTCCAATAACAATTTTTTCAATGATTCTTTTTCTTTTAATTGTGTTCCTAGTTCTTTCATTCTTTCTAAATTAGCTTGATTTTTTTCTCTTATCTTTTTTGCTCTTTTCTTTGCTTCGCTCTTGCCTCTACCCATGGTTACCTCCTTATTTAACAAATTTTTGTATCTCAGAAACTATATTTCCAATATATTCCCAAAAAACTTTTGGATCAGGTTCTACTCTTAAAACTCTTTTAACATAATCCCAAGTCTCTCCTGGGTTACAACATCTATCTTGAAGCCCCATTTGTTTCACAATATTAATCAAATATGAAGCCATTAATCTTTTTATAGTTATCATCACACACCCCTTTCTAAAGCTTTTCTAATAACATTGTTATTCTTTTTCCTATATCTACTCTTTCACTAGGACTGACAGCTCTAAAATCCTCCATATAAATATCTATCATTTCTGTTATGACTTCTTTTTTATATGAGCTCTTTTCTACTGGTGGTTCTTTTATAACCTCGTATCCACCATCTTCCAGCTCTTTTATCTCTCCTTTTTGCTTAGCTCTACACATATAAGTTTTGGCTACATCATAAGGAATTCCAGCATTCTCTTCTAGTTCTTTATATGAGGCCTTTGGATTTTCTCTTAAATATTCAAACATTTTCTCTTTTAATGTCACTTGATTTCCTCCTTTTATGTTATAATGAAAATAAAACTCTATGAGGTGATTACATATGATTAATAAAAAAATAAAATTAAAAAATTCATTATTAGATTTTGAATTTGAAGTTGAAAATTGTTGTCCACATTGTGGCGTCTACAATGACCCTGTAAAAATTAATGATTTACAAAATTTTTCTGATAAAGATGGTTTGATCATTTTCGCCTTGATTTTTAAATCCTCTTGTTGCCAAAGACTTTTTTCATCATTTTATATTTTTGATCAGCTCAATCGTAGAACCAAACACATCTTCACTTATCCCAGTGTAAAACCCCATGTTTTTGATAAAGGTTTACAAGAAGTGTCGCCAAACTTTATAAAAATTTTCAATCAGTCTAAAGCAGCAGAAGATCTTGGGAATTTTGAACTTGCTTGCATTGGATATAGAACTTCTATAGAATTTCTTTTAAAAGATTTCTTAATTAGAGTCAGAAAAGAAGATGAAAACAAAATATCTAAGATGAAACTATATGATGTTATATCTCTTTTTGAAGAAAAAGAAATTTCTATATCAGCTGATGTAGTTCGTGCTTTTGGAAATGATAAAACTCATTATATTGCTAAATATGACTTTGAAATATCACAAGTAAAAACTTATTTAAAATTTTTAATAGATGCAATTGTTAAAGAGATTTATCTTGCAAATCCGCCGATAAAAGGTCGTTAACTTCTAGTTCGAGGAATATTTTATTTTTAGCCAATTCATCTATAAGTGATTTGGCTTTTTTTAATGCTTCATTCAGTTCGTTTAATTTTTCAATAGTATCATGTAAGGAATGGGTATCTATTTTTAAAGTTACCCCTTTTAATTCTTTTTCCATCTTAATTCACCTCACTTTTAATTTTGTTCAATTTTTTTCAGACACTTAAAGTGACATTATTAGTCAAAAAAAATTAAATCCCTCTCTTCTTTAGATATAGATAATAATTCTGATAATTTCATAATTTCAGAAGCTTTAAACTCATTTTTATTTGAGATTTTTAATCTTAATCCACATGGAGTAAGTTCTATACTTTTTGCTATAAAAGATTGTTTATAACCACTTTCATCTATTTTTTTTCTTAATAATTCCGATTTTATCATAAAAACACCTCCTTTTTTATTTTGTTCCTTTTAAGTGTCTAAAATATTTATACCACTTTCGACACTATAAGTCAACTATTTTTTTTAAAAAGAAATATTTTTGTTGCTTTTTAGTGACTCAAGTGATATAATCCACATATAGAATAAAGCTTGGAGGAAAAAGATGACCATTGGTGAAAGAATAAAGAAAAAAAGAGAAGAACTAAAATTATCTCAAGAACAACTTGCTGAAATTATGGGTTATAAATCTAAAACATCTATCCATAAAGCTGAACAAGGGATTACAGATTTACCTCAATCAAAAATAATAGAATTCGCTAGAGCACTTAAAACTACTCCTTCATATTTGATGGGGTGGGAAGAAAAAATAGAAAAATCAAATGCTGTTATTCTTGATAAATCTCAATTTATATATGTCCCAGTGTATGGAAAAGCTTCTGCCGGAAATGGATATATCAATATGGATACTGTGCTTTATGACAAACTAATACATATTAATGGCTATTCTCATGATAGCTTTTTGATTGAAGTATCAGGAGACAGTATGGAACCAACTATTTTAGATGGTGAATTTGTATTAGTAGATCCTACACGCACTGAAATTTGTGAAGGGAAGATTTATGTAATTACTTACAACAATGAAACTTACATTAAAATGATAGAAAAGCATGAAGAAGATGAAATTGTTCTGTTGAAAAGTGTAAATCAAAAATACAGAGATAAAGTAATTAAAAAAGAAGAATTTGAGAATGTAAAAATAGAAGGCAGAGTTGTAAAAGTTATTTCAGAAAGAAATCTATAATATGTATAAAACATATATAAAAATAAACTACTGGAGGAAAGAAATATGAAAAAGAAAATTTTAATCGGAATTGCAGCAGTAATTATTGTTTTAGGAGCACCAAGCACAATGTTTGGAGAGGATGCAACACCTGCTGAATATGTGGCTGCTTTAGGAAAAGCAACTCTGTATGCAAATCAAATGCATATGTCTAAAAAGGCTCTACATGAACAATTGATTTCTGAGTTTGGAGAGCAATTTACAGAAGAAGCTGCTGATTATGCTGTTGAAAAAGTAAAAGCTAATTGGAAAGAAAATGCTTTAAGTAAAGCTAAAATGTATCAGAAAGAAATGAATATGTCAAGAAAAGCTGTTTATGATCAACTAATATCTGAATATGGAGAGAACTTTACAAAAGAAGAAGCAGACTATGCTTTAGAGCATTTGCCTAAATAGAAAAAAATCTATAAAAATAAACTAAAGGGGATGAACTGATGTTAGAAAAAAATATTAATTTAGAAGACTATTTAGAAAATTTATCTAGATCTAAAGATAAAGATAGTTATTCTATGAGTATAAGAGAATTAGGAAGTATGTATAAAGAAGGATTAATAAATCTTTCTCCTGTTTACCAAAGAAAATTTCGTTGGGATAATTTAAAAGCTAGTAAATTAATAGAATCTATTTTTCTATCTATTCCCTTACCACCAATTTTCGTTTCTGTTAGAAATGGAAAATGGGATGTTGTTGATGGAGTTCAAAGAATTTCAAGTATTCTTTGGTTTTGTGGTATCTTAGATGAAACTACTGATAAAAGAGAAGAATTAGAACTTATAGATTTAGAAAAATTAGAGCTATTAAATGGTAAAACTTATAGTTTTCTCAAAGATAAATATTCAAAAGATATTTTTAAATATTTTGATATGAAAAGGCTAGATGTTACATTATTAACTTCTAATGATGTTGAATCAGAATATGATTTATTTAGCAGATTAAATACTGGTGGCTTAAATTTATCTTCACAAGAAATTAGAAATTTCTTGATTGTAAAATTAGACCCAATCTTATATGATGAACTTTTAAAAATTAGTAAAAATGAAGATATTACAAAACTTTTAGGAATTAGTAAAAAGCAACAAGATGAAGATTATGGAATGGAGCTGTTAGTGTATTTTATTATTATTTCAAAAACTAATAATAAATTTAAAAACCTAAAAAATCATGATACCATAAAAGGAATTGATTTATATAAAGAATATGCTTCTAAACATCCTTCATCTAGAAGTAGATTCATTGATAAATGTATTGCTGATGTATTATATGATGGAATCAATGTTGATGAAGAAATTCTAAATTTAAAAAAAACATTTAAAAAGATTGAAATAGAATTAGGTAATTCTCCTTTTTCTAAAGGACGAAAGTTTTCTCCTTTTATATATATTTGCTTAATTTCCTATCTTTGTAATAATTCTGATAAAACAAAAAAACTTACAGATATTCTTGAATTAATTCAGAAAAATGAACTTTATAAAAAAAGTGCTGACAGAGGAGCAAATGTTGTTAAACAATTTATTACTGGAATAGAGATAGGGAGAGACATTTTAAAAGATGAATAAAGACATGTTACTTTCACAAATTCAAATTTCTTTACAAAATAGAAAAAAAGAATTATTAGATTTTTTTATATTTATAAAAACGCAACAATCTGAAACTATTGAAGAAACAATTAATAAATCATATATTCTTCTTCTATATGCTCATTGGGAAGGATTTATTAAAGAAACCTCTATCAAATATTTTTCATTTATTTGTTCTCAAAAACGTCAAGTTAAAGATTTGACCAATAATTTTTATTTAATATATTTTAAGGATATTTTAAAAAATTATCAAATTTCAAGAGCTATTTCAATAGAAAAAGAAATTTTAACTAAAACTCTTGATAAAAATAAAAAATTTAAAATAGAAATAGATAAAGAACACTTTCAAAAATATGTTCTTGGAATTGAAGATAATCTAAAATTTAATAATTATAAAAATATTTGTGAAATACTTGATTATGTTTTAGAAGATCTTACAGGAAAATTTAATATTATTTTAGAAAAATTAGTTCATAATCGTAACTCTATTGCTCATACAGGCATAAAGGCTGATGAAAATACTTACACAGATATTGCTGATATTGAAGATATGAAAAATGCCATTATAAAAGAAATGGATAATTTTTATCTTTTTGTTGAAAGTAATATAAAAAATGATAGATATTTAATATAAAATACTATATTTCAATTTGAGGAGAACAAATGATTTTATATAATTGTGATGTTATTGATGGATTAAAAAAAGTAGAAAATGCATCAGTAGATTTATTATTTATTGATCCCCCTTATAACTTAGGGAAAAAATATAAGGGAACTATTGATCATTGGAAAACTGATGAAGAATATTTAGAATGGTGTTATAGTTGGTTAGAGGTAAGTCTTCAAAAATTAAAACCCAATGGTTGTTTATATTTTATGAGTTCAACTCAATATGGAGCATATTTTGATATTTATTTAAGAGAAAAGATGCATATTCTCTCTAGAATTATATGGGAATATGATAGTTCTGGGGTTCAAGCAAAAAAACATTTTGGTTCTTTGTATGAACCTATCATCTTTGCTGTAATGAATAAAAAAAACTACACTTTTAACTTTAAAGATATTATGGTTGCAACTAAAACTGGAGCACAAAGAAAATTAATTGATTATAGAAAAAATCCTCCTGTTCCTTATAATGAAGAAAAAGTACCTGGAAATGTGTGGTATTTTCCACGAGTAAGATACAGAATGAAAGAATATGTTGAACATCCTTCCC
Coding sequences within it:
- a CDS encoding ATP-binding protein; the protein is MAHKVLILGSSGTGKSTSIRNLNPDETFIIKAVEKQLPFKKSETLYNSENKNIFTTQKISSVLSMLDRIEKNSKVKTLIIDDFNYLLTFGYKEKAVEKGYQKFETLAFGIIDIFSKIDTMRNDLIVYVMAHTQKDQDGKLSMKTIGKFLDDKVVIEGLFSMVILALGSEGDYKFKVNGIDPAKTPMEMFEADEIENDLTLINKTIKEYFN
- a CDS encoding 3'-5' exonuclease, which gives rise to MKILFIDTETGGLNPKESALIQLSGIVRIDKKDVEEFNFFIKPFAESEVNAKALEVQGRTEKELETEKYRPEKEVYTDFKKILDRYIDKYDKTDKFIVAGYNVKFDIDMLQSFFKRNGDNFLFSYISSSVLDPLPCIGMLQLCEVLPELKNNKLETWCEYFGIGFKAHDSLEDIKATKELIFKIAKLIRK
- a CDS encoding phosphoadenosine phosphosulfate reductase family protein; this translates as MEKHIVSFSGGKDSSAMLLLMIEKGMQIDEIIFLDTGVEFPEMYEHIARVERYIKRPITKLKAENTYEFMMFDYAKKKGKNKGQKGYSWADFRNRWCTQYLKKQVMNRYLKEKYKNIEIIEYHGIAADETKRLVKNREKNIKYPLAEWGIIEKEALEYCYNKGFDWDGLYKKFDRVSCWCCPLKNLKELKVIYKEYPKYWEKLKEWDSKTYRKFRADYSILDLEKKFEKEVDKWIEK
- a CDS encoding small toxic polypeptide LdrD codes for the protein MSFLKELALQVVAGVLASIICKWLDRK
- a CDS encoding DUF4145 domain-containing protein gives rise to the protein MINKKIKLKNSLLDFEFEVENCCPHCGVYNDPVKINDLQNFSDKDGLIIFALIFKSSCCQRLFSSFYIFDQLNRRTKHIFTYPSVKPHVFDKGLQEVSPNFIKIFNQSKAAEDLGNFELACIGYRTSIEFLLKDFLIRVRKEDENKISKMKLYDVISLFEEKEISISADVVRAFGNDKTHYIAKYDFEISQVKTYLKFLIDAIVKEIYLANPPIKGR
- a CDS encoding XRE family transcriptional regulator; translated protein: MTIGERIKKKREELKLSQEQLAEIMGYKSKTSIHKAEQGITDLPQSKIIEFARALKTTPSYLMGWEEKIEKSNAVILDKSQFIYVPVYGKASAGNGYINMDTVLYDKLIHINGYSHDSFLIEVSGDSMEPTILDGEFVLVDPTRTEICEGKIYVITYNNETYIKMIEKHEEDEIVLLKSVNQKYRDKVIKKEEFENVKIEGRVVKVISERNL
- a CDS encoding Ltp family lipoprotein; amino-acid sequence: MKKKILIGIAAVIIVLGAPSTMFGEDATPAEYVAALGKATLYANQMHMSKKALHEQLISEFGEQFTEEAADYAVEKVKANWKENALSKAKMYQKEMNMSRKAVYDQLISEYGENFTKEEADYALEHLPK
- a CDS encoding DUF262 domain-containing protein, giving the protein MLEKNINLEDYLENLSRSKDKDSYSMSIRELGSMYKEGLINLSPVYQRKFRWDNLKASKLIESIFLSIPLPPIFVSVRNGKWDVVDGVQRISSILWFCGILDETTDKREELELIDLEKLELLNGKTYSFLKDKYSKDIFKYFDMKRLDVTLLTSNDVESEYDLFSRLNTGGLNLSSQEIRNFLIVKLDPILYDELLKISKNEDITKLLGISKKQQDEDYGMELLVYFIIISKTNNKFKNLKNHDTIKGIDLYKEYASKHPSSRSRFIDKCIADVLYDGINVDEEILNLKKTFKKIEIELGNSPFSKGRKFSPFIYICLISYLCNNSDKTKKLTDILELIQKNELYKKSADRGANVVKQFITGIEIGRDILKDE
- a CDS encoding MAE_28990/MAE_18760 family HEPN-like nuclease, with the translated sequence MNKDMLLSQIQISLQNRKKELLDFFIFIKTQQSETIEETINKSYILLLYAHWEGFIKETSIKYFSFICSQKRQVKDLTNNFYLIYFKDILKNYQISRAISIEKEILTKTLDKNKKFKIEIDKEHFQKYVLGIEDNLKFNNYKNICEILDYVLEDLTGKFNIILEKLVHNRNSIAHTGIKADENTYTDIADIEDMKNAIIKEMDNFYLFVESNIKNDRYLI
- the yhdJ gene encoding adenine-specific DNA-methyltransferase, with the translated sequence MILYNCDVIDGLKKVENASVDLLFIDPPYNLGKKYKGTIDHWKTDEEYLEWCYSWLEVSLQKLKPNGCLYFMSSTQYGAYFDIYLREKMHILSRIIWEYDSSGVQAKKHFGSLYEPIIFAVMNKKNYTFNFKDIMVATKTGAQRKLIDYRKNPPVPYNEEKVPGNVWYFPRVRYRMKEYVEHPSQKPEALLERIIKVSTNETDTILDLFAGSFSLGMVCKRLNRKYIGIEKSKEYYTVGIERLKDKKEVLNECDL